Proteins co-encoded in one Bacteroidales bacterium genomic window:
- a CDS encoding T9SS type A sorting domain-containing protein, whose amino-acid sequence MSVARFKITFILILLAFYGTSQVIPESFRINWSTAGNQYIFPETTPEVSILDFGGVADGSTNNVDALNSAIAFFGGHPGIVIIPAGSYLFSSTVSIPDSIWLKGAGSDSTFCKINHSSIGFYFSGSATNSFTNIISGFQKGSRKITVTNPALFSSGNYGEIRQENGTWDVEPATWATYSVGQIIKIDSVFGDTLFLTDGLHIDFDTALNLQIQKISPRKASIISCMNVERTDASTSGTGYNFGFNYATNCEISGIESNKSQGSHCMIGVSSHISVSGCYFLDAFVYDGSGTKGYGVTLNNHACLCLVHNNIFNHLRHAMMTKHGANGNVFAYNYSCNPYRNGELEYPQDYCGDISLHGHYSFANLFEGNIVQTIYIDQTWGPSGPYNTFFRNSVERYGLIMTSSMTNYQNFVGNEITGTGYTFPFTWGAYTITGSGHIQYGNNDNGIIVPSGTSTLNDESYYLDAEPSYWNVAQTWPDIGAPNAPGYGTIPAKERYNTGDYTDCNQQGIITNLYNDTESIMSVYPNPSPGKLFILFEPKLSCQAFEVVSMEGKPLIKKMVNFDSDTYYELDLYPLKKGLYFLIAETSKGIFYKKIVRL is encoded by the coding sequence ATGAGTGTTGCCAGATTTAAAATTACATTTATATTAATCCTTTTAGCATTTTATGGGACATCACAGGTGATTCCGGAAAGCTTCCGCATTAATTGGTCAACAGCCGGAAATCAATATATTTTCCCCGAAACAACTCCTGAGGTCAGCATACTTGATTTTGGGGGTGTAGCCGACGGTTCAACAAATAATGTAGATGCGCTCAACAGCGCCATTGCTTTTTTCGGAGGACATCCCGGCATAGTAATAATTCCTGCGGGTTCTTATTTATTCTCATCTACGGTTAGCATACCTGATTCTATATGGCTGAAAGGAGCAGGTTCAGATTCAACATTCTGTAAAATAAATCATAGCAGTATTGGTTTTTATTTTTCGGGTTCAGCCACAAATTCATTTACAAACATTATTTCAGGGTTTCAAAAAGGCTCCCGTAAAATTACTGTGACTAACCCTGCACTTTTTTCTTCCGGAAATTATGGTGAAATAAGGCAGGAAAACGGTACGTGGGATGTAGAACCGGCAACATGGGCTACCTATTCCGTTGGGCAAATCATTAAAATTGACTCTGTTTTTGGTGACACCTTATTCCTTACTGATGGTTTACATATTGACTTTGATACAGCGCTGAACCTTCAGATACAAAAAATCAGTCCGCGCAAAGCTTCCATAATCTCATGCATGAATGTGGAACGTACGGATGCATCAACCAGCGGAACAGGCTATAATTTCGGGTTTAATTATGCAACAAACTGCGAAATAAGTGGCATAGAGAGCAACAAAAGCCAGGGCAGCCACTGCATGATAGGGGTGAGTTCACATATCAGCGTGAGCGGATGTTATTTCCTTGATGCTTTTGTTTACGACGGTAGCGGCACCAAAGGGTATGGAGTAACTCTTAATAATCATGCCTGCCTTTGCCTTGTTCACAACAATATTTTCAACCACTTGCGCCACGCCATGATGACCAAGCACGGTGCCAACGGAAATGTGTTCGCTTACAATTACTCCTGCAATCCATACCGCAACGGAGAACTTGAATATCCACAGGACTACTGTGGTGATATTTCACTGCATGGACATTATTCTTTCGCTAATCTGTTTGAGGGCAACATTGTACAAACCATTTATATTGACCAAACCTGGGGCCCATCAGGCCCTTACAACACTTTTTTCCGTAACAGTGTTGAAAGATATGGACTTATCATGACATCATCCATGACTAATTATCAAAATTTTGTTGGCAATGAAATTACCGGAACAGGTTACACTTTTCCTTTTACATGGGGAGCCTACACAATCACAGGAAGCGGGCATATACAATACGGGAATAACGATAACGGTATTATTGTTCCGTCAGGCACAAGCACTTTAAACGACGAGTCATATTATCTTGATGCAGAGCCGTCATACTGGAATGTGGCTCAGACATGGCCGGATATAGGCGCACCAAACGCACCCGGCTATGGAACTATTCCGGCAAAAGAAAGATACAATACAGGAGATTACACCGATTGCAATCAGCAGGGTATTATTACAAATTTATATAATGACACTGAATCCATCATGTCAGTATATCCAAATCCCTCACCTGGTAAGTTGTTCATTCTGTTTGAACCAAAATTAAGTTGCCAGGCCTTTGAGGTAGTATCAATGGAAGGAAAGCCCTTAATTAAAAAAATGGTGAATTTTGATTCAGATACATATTATGAACTTGACCTTTATCCCTTGAAAAAAGGTTTGTATTTTCTTATTGCAGAGACAAGTAAAGGAATTTTTTACAAAAAAATAGTGAGACTTTAA
- a CDS encoding M28 family peptidase produces the protein MRSKAFFFIMTATAIFILSCGNSNDKNDEQEDIMKENSGSKVNVPVFNEDSAYIYVKAQTDFGPRVPNTPAHDKCARWLEQKMKTYTEHVQVQKSKVRAYNGTLLNMMNIIATFNPDSPARILLCAHWDSRPYADWDEDPINHNTPIDGANDGASGVGVLTEVARVLSLNDINLGVDIIFFDVEDYGEPRDERNNNTDENWGLGSQYWSKNPHEQNYKALYGILLDMVGVESATFTKEGFSMEYAPDIVNKVWNAASRIGYGNFFVNEPTNPVTDDHYFINKITGIPTIDIIHFDKNTSTGFYKYWHTKKDNIETINKNTLKAVGQTLLTVLYEENAGSLTQK, from the coding sequence ATGAGAAGCAAGGCATTTTTTTTTATTATGACAGCAACAGCAATATTTATTTTATCGTGCGGTAACAGTAATGATAAAAATGATGAACAAGAAGACATAATGAAAGAGAACTCTGGCTCAAAGGTTAATGTGCCTGTTTTCAATGAAGACTCTGCTTATATATATGTTAAAGCACAAACAGATTTTGGCCCCAGAGTGCCAAATACACCCGCACACGATAAGTGTGCCCGCTGGCTGGAGCAAAAAATGAAAACATATACAGAACATGTTCAGGTTCAAAAATCCAAAGTTCGAGCTTATAATGGCACATTGTTAAACATGATGAATATTATTGCAACATTTAATCCCGACTCCCCGGCTAGAATATTGCTTTGTGCACACTGGGATTCACGCCCTTATGCCGACTGGGACGAAGACCCGATTAATCATAATACTCCTATTGATGGAGCTAACGACGGTGCCAGCGGTGTCGGAGTGCTTACTGAAGTTGCACGAGTTTTATCACTTAATGATATTAACTTGGGAGTAGATATAATTTTTTTTGATGTTGAAGATTATGGTGAACCGCGGGATGAGCGTAATAACAACACTGATGAAAACTGGGGGCTTGGTTCGCAATACTGGTCCAAAAACCCTCATGAACAAAATTATAAAGCCCTTTACGGCATATTGCTTGACATGGTTGGTGTTGAAAGTGCAACGTTTACAAAAGAAGGCTTTTCGATGGAGTATGCTCCCGATATAGTCAATAAAGTATGGAATGCAGCCTCACGTATTGGTTATGGAAATTTTTTTGTGAATGAGCCCACAAACCCGGTAACCGATGACCATTATTTTATCAACAAAATTACCGGTATCCCAACCATTGATATCATTCATTTTGATAAGAATACTTCTACAGGTTTTTATAAATACTGGCATACGAAAAAAGATAATATTGAGACTATCAACAAAAATACACTGAAAGCAGTAGGTCAGACACTCTTAACTGTACTATATGAAGAAAATGCCGGCTCTCTCACTCAGAAATAG
- a CDS encoding S46 family peptidase, translating into MKKLLFFLAGCLLLGNNAKADEGMWLPLFIDRLNYTDMQKMGLKLTPEEIYSVNNSSIKDAIILFGRGCTGEVISSQGLILTNHHCGYGAIQSQSTVEHDYLTHGFWAMNLREELPIPGLTVQFLIRIEDVTQKILSALSPNMKEEDRAKKVREIAETIQKEAKEGTSYDATVRSFFEGNEYYLFVYQTYSDVRLAGAPPSSIGKFGADTDNWMWPRHTGDFSLFRVYTAPDGSPATYNENNIPLKPKHSLPISVKGVKNGDFTMILGYPGTTERYLTSYGIDMYMQQSYPARIKAREKKLELMREDMDADPEVKIKYASKYAGISNYWKNFIGTMKALKRLKVAEKKKQQEKQFSDWVNADNNRKEKYRTVLQTISDAYQEQQKTNLARIYFMEAITGCEALTFSRRFNDLLKLLKEKPVNNEKIRQKTNELKSLAEKLFKDYHKPTDLKITAAMLKMYYENVPKAQQPDYFTKLVLIHKSDFGKLTTDLFANTIFCDNTSVLGFLKSPTVKVLEKDAMFLLMNSFAEKYNEITKLWVASNDKLAEGKRLLIAGFREMLPEQKFYPDANQTMRLTYGKVQDYYPADAVHYNYYTTIDGVIQKEDSSNWEFVVPKKLKELYQKKDFGLYAENGTLITDFITNNDITGGNSGSPVLDANGYLVGLAFDGNWEAMSGNICFEPELQRTINVDIRYVLFIIDKYAGAKNLIAEMNIIQ; encoded by the coding sequence ATGAAAAAGTTGTTGTTTTTTCTTGCAGGATGCCTGTTGCTGGGAAATAATGCAAAAGCCGATGAAGGAATGTGGTTGCCTTTGTTTATTGACAGGTTGAATTATACGGATATGCAAAAAATGGGCTTAAAACTCACTCCTGAGGAAATTTACAGTGTAAACAATTCAAGCATTAAAGATGCTATAATACTTTTTGGAAGAGGTTGCACAGGCGAAGTTATATCATCACAGGGATTGATACTTACCAACCATCATTGCGGCTATGGAGCCATCCAATCACAAAGTACCGTAGAACATGATTATCTGACACATGGTTTCTGGGCAATGAATCTCAGAGAAGAGCTTCCAATTCCCGGACTTACAGTTCAGTTCCTGATTCGTATTGAAGATGTTACACAAAAAATTTTATCAGCCCTTTCGCCAAATATGAAAGAAGAAGACAGAGCTAAAAAAGTAAGGGAAATTGCTGAAACAATTCAAAAAGAAGCTAAAGAAGGCACAAGCTATGATGCCACAGTCAGAAGTTTTTTTGAAGGCAATGAATATTATCTTTTTGTGTACCAAACATACAGTGACGTTCGCCTGGCAGGCGCACCACCTTCATCCATTGGTAAGTTTGGGGCAGATACCGACAACTGGATGTGGCCGAGGCATACCGGTGATTTTTCATTGTTCAGGGTTTATACCGCCCCTGACGGCTCTCCGGCCACATACAACGAAAATAATATTCCACTAAAACCTAAACATTCATTGCCAATATCTGTTAAAGGAGTTAAAAACGGTGACTTCACTATGATCCTTGGATATCCTGGAACTACCGAACGTTACCTGACTTCATACGGCATAGATATGTATATGCAGCAATCCTACCCGGCTCGCATTAAAGCCCGCGAAAAAAAACTCGAACTCATGCGCGAAGATATGGATGCGGATCCTGAAGTAAAAATAAAATACGCTTCAAAGTACGCAGGCATTTCAAACTATTGGAAAAATTTCATTGGAACCATGAAAGCCCTGAAAAGACTGAAAGTAGCCGAAAAAAAGAAACAACAGGAAAAACAGTTTTCCGATTGGGTGAATGCCGATAACAACCGGAAAGAAAAATACAGAACCGTACTTCAAACAATCAGTGATGCGTATCAGGAACAACAAAAAACAAACCTGGCAAGAATATATTTCATGGAAGCCATCACAGGCTGTGAAGCGCTGACATTTTCCAGAAGATTCAATGACCTTCTGAAACTTCTGAAAGAAAAACCTGTAAATAATGAAAAGATAAGACAAAAAACTAATGAGCTTAAATCTCTTGCTGAAAAGCTGTTTAAAGATTACCACAAACCCACAGATTTGAAAATAACTGCGGCTATGCTGAAGATGTATTATGAGAACGTTCCAAAAGCACAACAGCCTGATTATTTTACTAAACTTGTTTTAATACACAAATCAGATTTCGGGAAACTCACTACAGACCTTTTTGCAAATACCATTTTCTGTGATAATACATCCGTTTTAGGATTCTTAAAATCACCTACAGTCAAAGTACTTGAAAAAGACGCCATGTTCTTACTTATGAATTCCTTTGCAGAAAAATACAACGAAATAACAAAATTATGGGTTGCATCCAATGATAAACTTGCAGAGGGAAAGCGTTTGCTGATAGCAGGATTTAGGGAAATGTTGCCGGAACAGAAATTTTATCCCGATGCCAATCAGACCATGCGGCTTACTTATGGAAAAGTTCAGGATTACTACCCTGCCGATGCGGTTCATTATAATTATTATACAACTATTGATGGCGTAATTCAAAAAGAAGACAGCTCAAACTGGGAATTCGTGGTGCCAAAAAAACTCAAAGAGTTATACCAAAAAAAAGATTTTGGTTTATATGCCGAAAATGGCACTCTCATTACCGATTTTATCACCAACAATGATATTACCGGAGGTAATTCCGGCAGCCCAGTGCTTGATGCCAACGGTTATCTTGTCGGGTTGGCTTTCGATGGCAATTGGGAAGCTATGAGCGGAAATATATGTTTTGAGCCGGAATTACAAAGAACCATCAATGTAGATATTCGTTATGTTCTTTTTATTATTGATAAATATGCCGGGGCCAAAAATCTTATAGCCGAAATGAATATTATTCAATAA
- a CDS encoding NAD-dependent epimerase/dehydratase family protein, protein MILVTGGTGFLGAHLLAELCSKGEKIRVLKRNSSDLTFVKQLFDFNSNGSFGGIEWVDGDILDTESLKPVMKGVSQVYHCAGLVSFSKKESRNLFKINVRGTANIVNTALENGVKNLCYVSSVAALGSGEFINEDTLWDTGRDNSPYAESKHQAEMEIMRAEAEGLDVLIVRPSVIIGPCQQNNLISNLSRLISKGFKYYTPGSSGFVDVRDVAKAMIQLMQSTIKNESFIISSENLSYKEIFTIIAEQLNKPVPHIPVGKTVTGLLWRFVALKDFITGKDSGFNKTTANFAHTILKYSNKKLCETLSFSYIPIRESIINSDKYFKFYVNTKS, encoded by the coding sequence ATGATACTTGTTACCGGAGGTACGGGGTTTCTTGGCGCACATCTTCTGGCTGAGTTATGCAGTAAAGGTGAAAAAATAAGAGTCTTGAAAAGAAACTCTTCGGATTTAACATTTGTGAAGCAGCTTTTTGATTTTAATTCTAATGGTTCGTTTGGGGGAATTGAATGGGTTGACGGAGACATTCTTGATACGGAATCTCTTAAACCAGTTATGAAGGGTGTTTCTCAGGTATATCACTGTGCAGGCCTGGTTAGCTTCTCAAAAAAAGAAAGCAGAAACTTGTTTAAGATAAATGTTAGAGGAACAGCAAATATTGTGAATACTGCTCTGGAAAATGGAGTGAAGAATTTGTGTTATGTAAGTTCTGTCGCCGCGTTGGGAAGCGGAGAATTTATAAACGAAGATACTTTATGGGATACCGGGCGGGATAACTCCCCATATGCTGAAAGCAAACATCAGGCAGAAATGGAAATAATGCGAGCAGAGGCCGAAGGTTTGGATGTTTTAATTGTAAGGCCTTCAGTTATTATCGGACCTTGTCAGCAAAACAACTTAATCAGCAATCTTTCCAGGCTTATTTCCAAAGGGTTTAAATATTACACTCCCGGAAGTAGCGGTTTTGTTGATGTGCGGGATGTTGCGAAAGCTATGATACAACTAATGCAAAGCACCATCAAAAATGAGAGTTTTATCATATCTTCCGAAAATCTCAGTTACAAAGAAATATTTACCATTATTGCCGAACAATTGAATAAACCTGTTCCACATATCCCTGTTGGCAAAACTGTTACAGGTCTTTTATGGAGATTTGTAGCTCTTAAAGATTTTATTACTGGCAAAGATTCCGGGTTTAATAAAACAACTGCAAATTTTGCACACACTATATTGAAATACTCAAATAAAAAACTTTGTGAAACATTATCATTTTCATATATTCCCATCAGAGAATCGATAATAAACTCTGACAAATATTTTAAATTTTATGTAAATACAAAATCATGA
- a CDS encoding DUF2231 domain-containing protein: MFDTSHFHPMLVHFPVALIIVGFIADLFSLFFNNKKHCLSKVGFYMMILGTLGAIGGYFTGEFFTRDFSGEAGELKERHEVFAKITMFVMIAASLIRIYMVMKKKDHSVLKWFVFVLFFFAAVSVGITGFMGGSLVYNHMVSIQDSGNNVTADTTKAGKTIDYLKSALEEELTCVAKYEAFATRAAEENMPRVAVLFKSAAKSESIHAENHRIVLKQFGIQADVRAKEFTLGSTMENLESAYKDENYEDFSMYPAYIEQAQNDNAGDALKSFSWAMESELKHMEYFKNAIDALKSKQEKNLPTTYYVCPKCGFTYTSENEEDYCELCGTEKELYIVIN, translated from the coding sequence ATGTTTGATACAAGTCATTTTCACCCAATGCTGGTTCACTTTCCGGTTGCTCTAATTATCGTTGGTTTTATTGCCGACCTGTTTAGCCTGTTTTTTAATAATAAAAAGCACTGCCTGTCAAAAGTAGGTTTTTACATGATGATATTAGGAACACTGGGAGCCATTGGCGGTTATTTTACAGGAGAATTTTTTACTAGGGATTTTTCGGGAGAGGCAGGAGAACTTAAAGAAAGACACGAGGTATTTGCCAAAATAACTATGTTTGTTATGATAGCAGCTTCTCTTATCAGAATTTACATGGTTATGAAAAAGAAAGACCACTCCGTACTCAAGTGGTTTGTATTTGTATTGTTTTTCTTTGCCGCTGTCAGTGTTGGCATTACCGGGTTTATGGGGGGATCTCTTGTTTACAACCATATGGTTTCCATACAGGATTCAGGCAATAATGTCACAGCCGATACAACAAAAGCGGGAAAAACGATTGATTATCTCAAATCAGCTTTGGAAGAAGAGTTAACATGTGTTGCGAAATATGAAGCTTTTGCCACAAGAGCCGCTGAAGAAAATATGCCGCGCGTTGCTGTACTTTTTAAATCCGCTGCAAAATCAGAAAGCATACATGCAGAAAATCACCGTATAGTGTTAAAACAATTCGGTATACAGGCTGATGTAAGAGCAAAAGAATTCACTTTAGGTTCAACAATGGAGAACCTTGAAAGCGCCTATAAAGATGAAAATTATGAAGATTTCAGTATGTATCCGGCTTATATTGAACAGGCACAAAATGACAATGCCGGTGATGCACTGAAATCATTCAGCTGGGCAATGGAGTCCGAATTAAAACACATGGAATATTTTAAAAATGCTATCGATGCCCTGAAATCAAAACAGGAAAAAAACCTGCCGACAACCTACTATGTATGTCCTAAATGCGGTTTTACATATACCAGCGAAAATGAAGAAGATTATTGCGAACTCTGTGGAACTGAGAAAGAATTATATATCGTTATTAACTGA